The following are encoded in a window of Pectinophora gossypiella chromosome 8, ilPecGoss1.1, whole genome shotgun sequence genomic DNA:
- the LOC126368967 gene encoding suppressor of cytokine signaling 2-like isoform X1: MCLLERREATLAPLNMTLTARLAPPTPLQNSCVAVGVPLSTWSADVACPNCRHELRVTVAPGGKVASVPHWCLPISPWCGPITPQCTAQPTYLSQYAPLSPVLPPQCNDELRRLADTLRVLRLSGWYYGNLDWQGARNLLKEARVGEFVIRDSGDRNFIFSLSVQTERGPTSVRLHYEQGYFRLDCDRPLARYMPRFRCVIELVLHYMRLGCRGAAGTVWVDKEGCPHSPVLLRSPLRKDPPSLKHSARLAIHKALDSNPLTPKIQCAPKHRHLPLPSILIDYLGEYPYSI, translated from the exons ATGTGTCTGCTTGAACGGCGAGAGGCGACACTAGCCCCTTTGAACATGACTTTGACTGCGAGGTTAGCGCCTCCTACTCCTTTACAAA ACTCGTGTGTGGCGGTGGGTGTACCATTGAGCACCTGGTCTGCAGACGTGGCATGCCCCAACTGCCGGCACGAGCTGAGGGTTACTGTGGCTCCCGGCGGCAAGGTTGCTTCAGTGCCTCATTGGTGCCTTCCTATTTCGCCCTGGTGCGGCCCCATCACGCCGCAGTGCACAGCACAACCTACATACCTCTCTCAGTACGCCCCCCTGTCTCCTGTCCTACCCCCACAATGCAATGACGAACTCAGGCGGTTAGCTGACACCCTCAGAGTGCTACGGCTCTCTGGGTGGTACTATGGGAATCTAGATTGGCAG GGTGCACGTAATCTCTTAAAAGAAGCTCGCGTGGGTGAATTCGTGATACGCGACTCTGGCGATAGGAACTTTATATTCTCGTTGTCAGTGCAGACAGAGCGAGGGCCCACGTCTGTGCGACTACACTACGAACAAGGGTACTTTAG GTTAGATTGTGATCGACCGCTGGCGAGGTACATGCCGCGGTTCAGGTGCGTCATAGAACTGGTGCTGCACTACATGCGGCTGGGCTGCCGCGGCGCTGCCGGCACCGTGTGGGTCGACAAGGAGGGCTGTCCTCATTCCCCCGTCCTCCTCCGCTCACCTCTCAGGAAAGACCCGCCCTCCTTAAAACACTCCGCGCGCTTAGCAATCCACAAAGCCCTCGACTCTAACCCTCTAACGCCAAAAATCCAGTGTGCACCCAAACACAGGCACCTCCCGTTACCCTCCATTCTCATAGATTATCTCGGGGAGTACCCTTACTCAATCTAA
- the LOC126368967 gene encoding suppressor of cytokine signaling 2-like isoform X2 has translation MVVKLPDSCVAVGVPLSTWSADVACPNCRHELRVTVAPGGKVASVPHWCLPISPWCGPITPQCTAQPTYLSQYAPLSPVLPPQCNDELRRLADTLRVLRLSGWYYGNLDWQGARNLLKEARVGEFVIRDSGDRNFIFSLSVQTERGPTSVRLHYEQGYFRLDCDRPLARYMPRFRCVIELVLHYMRLGCRGAAGTVWVDKEGCPHSPVLLRSPLRKDPPSLKHSARLAIHKALDSNPLTPKIQCAPKHRHLPLPSILIDYLGEYPYSI, from the exons ACTCGTGTGTGGCGGTGGGTGTACCATTGAGCACCTGGTCTGCAGACGTGGCATGCCCCAACTGCCGGCACGAGCTGAGGGTTACTGTGGCTCCCGGCGGCAAGGTTGCTTCAGTGCCTCATTGGTGCCTTCCTATTTCGCCCTGGTGCGGCCCCATCACGCCGCAGTGCACAGCACAACCTACATACCTCTCTCAGTACGCCCCCCTGTCTCCTGTCCTACCCCCACAATGCAATGACGAACTCAGGCGGTTAGCTGACACCCTCAGAGTGCTACGGCTCTCTGGGTGGTACTATGGGAATCTAGATTGGCAG GGTGCACGTAATCTCTTAAAAGAAGCTCGCGTGGGTGAATTCGTGATACGCGACTCTGGCGATAGGAACTTTATATTCTCGTTGTCAGTGCAGACAGAGCGAGGGCCCACGTCTGTGCGACTACACTACGAACAAGGGTACTTTAG GTTAGATTGTGATCGACCGCTGGCGAGGTACATGCCGCGGTTCAGGTGCGTCATAGAACTGGTGCTGCACTACATGCGGCTGGGCTGCCGCGGCGCTGCCGGCACCGTGTGGGTCGACAAGGAGGGCTGTCCTCATTCCCCCGTCCTCCTCCGCTCACCTCTCAGGAAAGACCCGCCCTCCTTAAAACACTCCGCGCGCTTAGCAATCCACAAAGCCCTCGACTCTAACCCTCTAACGCCAAAAATCCAGTGTGCACCCAAACACAGGCACCTCCCGTTACCCTCCATTCTCATAGATTATCTCGGGGAGTACCCTTACTCAATCTAA
- the LOC126368875 gene encoding uncharacterized protein LOC126368875: protein MSFIDLATLALHRRNEMEARIKVFTTKCDQAIEDIIKLKSQARGFVHQLNCDPSELKDRFLNSMKNLDEYMYLITDFNLAVAKLDEMSGSVEYAPVHDTTTKPRLSLSPFNIMDVLSEPAPSTSTACPNQCPLKHPTKSKKVPKAEQTLIVFSSASCSSESVPTDKNEVNKKEVEVQCELTQDLKKVSLAAAPISPLLSEQCKLPAQTVLQTEHEYPAVIMNVDGPSLWVITEDHEAACKLMTDMTNYYKKNSVELSAEDVASLTYCAYYDEESDCYYRGLSLTEGVKCDVPEVFLVDTGEVRGARGPGCLQPLAARFCTQPPFARCCHLAGIDLLSYHNKDGAEKQEQYMRQYVGTHCYIEVDDNSSESLGVYVLLPNSEYLNGLLVRDGLACSTETDKLPAKAPAPSQGPPELGVTDSQLDVSECPEYEDPVEAVTGYSCRDEMDICKHYKGGPEKTCFKGARCKKRHVLMHPDGWTLDRVPVAAHCLPAMLPAPGSWMRAHVTCVCHFNRLYVQFVQEKNAEEMAPLPQFGVVLPPTTLDALVRDMNSPATRTAYKKLKMIPAPGELVAALYPLDDQWYRARVLSSTRADQNVEVMYIDYGNVVWVKEDKVRVLEPRFMSLPAQATRVVLAGVVARSHESRHWAAAKNQLATMTQDRTLDTHIIGRDYDEVMVEMFDDQGYSIAEQLAALNFVTLKEYTVGEDAVGTKVVVP from the exons CCGAAACGAAATGGAGGCTCGAATTAAAGTTTTTACTACAAAATGTGACCAAGCCATTGAAGATATAATAAAGCTCAAATCACAG GCTCGAGGTTTTGTACACCAGCTGAATTGTGACCCATCAGAACTGAAAGACAGGTTCCTCAACAGCATGAAAAATTTGGATGAATACATGTATCTCATTACTGACTTCAATTTGGCTGTTGCAAAACTTG ATGAAATGTCGGGCAGTGTAGAGTATGCTCCTGTACACGACACGACAACAAAGCCACGTCTATCCTTATCACCTTTCAACATAATGGATGTGCTGAGTGAGCCTGCACCATCTACATCCACTGCATGCCCAAACCAATGTCCTCTAAAACATCCGACCAAATCAAAGAAAGTGCCAAAAGCTGAACAAACTCTTATAGTATTCTCCAGTGCATCCTGCTCTTCAGAAAGTGTACCAACTGATAAGAATGAGGTTAACAAGAAAGAAGTAGAGGTACAATGTGAACTAACTCAGGATTTGAAGAAGGTCAGCCTTGCAG CCGCGCCTATTTCACCATTGCTGTCAGAGCAATGTAAGCTGCCAGCCCAGACGGTGCTGCAAACAGAACATGAGTACCCGGCTGTGATCATGAATGTGGATGGGCCATCCCTTTGGGTCATCACCGAAGACCATGAGGCTGCTTGCAA ATTAATGACAGACATGACCAATTACTACAAGAAGAACAGTGTGGAGTTGTCTGCCGAGGATGTGGCCTCGCTCACCTACTGCGCTTACTACGACGAGGAGAGCGACTGCTACTACCGAGGGCTGAGTCTCACTGAG GGTGTCAAATGTGATGTACCGGAGGTGTTCCTGGTGGACACGGGCGAGgtgcgcggggcgcgggggccgGGATGCCTGCAGCCGCTGGCCGCGCGCTTCTGCACGCAGCCGCCCTTCGCGCGCTGCTGCCATCTAGCGGGG ATAGACCTACTGAGCTACCACAACAAGGACGGCGCAGAGAAACAGGAACAGTACATGCGACAATACGTAGGCACGCATTGCTACATCGAAGTCGACGATAA TTCCTCTGAATCCCTGGGCGTGTATGTGTTGTTGCCAAATTCTGAATACCTGAATGGCCTGCTGGTTCGAGACGGACTGGCCTGTAGTA CGGAAACAGATAAACTGCCAGCGAAGGCGCCTGCCCCCAGCCAAGGGCCCCCCGAGCTGGGCGTCACTGACAGCCAGCTGGATGTCTCCGAGTGCCCCGAGTACGAAGACCCCGTTGAAGCTGTCACG GGTTATAGTTGCCGTGACGAGATGGACATTTGCAAGCATTACAAGGGCGGACCAGAGAAGACTTGCTTCAAAGGTGCACGCTGTAAAAAGAGACACGTTTTGATGCATCCAG ACGGGTGGACCCTGGACCGCGTGCCGGTGGCGGCCCACTGCCTGCCGGCCATGTTGCCGGCGCCGGGCTCCTGGATGCGCGCGCACGTCACCTGCGTGTGCCACTTCAACCGCCTCTACGTGCAGTTCGTGCAAGAGAAGAATGCCG AGGAGATGGCGCCACTGCCGCAGTTCGGCGTGGTGCTGCCCCCGACCACGCTAGACGCGCTCGTGCGAGACATGAACAGCCCCGCCACCAGGACAGCCTACAAGAAACTTAAG ATGATCCCGGCACCCGGTGAGCTGGTGGCGGCTCTGTACCCTCTCGACGACCAGTGGTACCGCGCGCGGGTGTTGTCTTCCACCAGGGCTGACCAGAACGTTGAG GTGATGTACATAGACTACGGCAACGTGGTGTGGGTAAAGGAAGACAAGGTCCGCGTGCTGGAGCCGCGGTTCATGTCGCTGCCGGCGCAGGCGACGCGGGTGGTACTGGCCGGCGTGGTGGCGCGCAGCCACGAATCGCGACACTGGGCCGCAGCGAAGAATCAACTTGCGACAATGACGCAGGACCGCACCTTAGACACGCATATCAT TGGCCGTGATTACGACGAGGTGATGGTGGAGATGTTCGACGACCAGGGATACAGCATAGCGGAGCAGCTCGCGGCGCTCAACTTCGTGACGCTGAAGGAGTACACAGTTGGAGAGGACGCCGTCGGTACTAAGGTGGTCGTGCCGTAA
- the LOC126368926 gene encoding protein FAM234A, with protein MSTNGNGGTYAPLKQILSDSESEDDHKLENAAHIKATDSCNNLDFNSGLQSSKNYSMSDMDEFNTNVNTVESTMDNVSFLQSDISNKMSFPRRCAFVASILMCVFTVVIFLWGIPCSDVGSCANNEFQDKTTSWELPYEEIELSGAVQVVDGALPNTKNLIFIYRGNHMRLQEKNSDENVNGVLLIVGNSGKVGWYTRESRIPTEINCHLIDVNKDKQKDCIVSGSEGLLAALNPLSGTYYWYYHKHDKMFNNIATIDFPIKMKDMDQDKVNDLLTVATVIPNPNHNSLLLISGATGNIIRDPITIDDCLSVKLLTESDTITYICKNGTAEAVRLISYDILLKKKGKFDPSANRMPSTSAVSKRINQSLKKNIGNTREIFTNGPGKLIVENSGECPNSCRVSLKLLLERNGTANVSWEYSANHVYAMRPSSFAFANSIRGFVLKL; from the coding sequence ATGTCAACGAATGGTAACGGTGGCACATACGCACCGCTCAAACAAATTCTGTCAGATTCCGAGTCCGAAGATGACCACAAGTTAGAAAATGCAGCGCATATCAAAGCTACGGACAGTTGTAACAATTTGGACTTCAACAGTGGCCTGCAGTCATCCAAGAACTATAGCATGAGCGACATGGACGAGTTTAACACTAACGTGAACACGGTCGAAAGTACAATGGATAACGTAAGTTTCCTACAGTCGGATATCTCCAATAAGATGTCTTTCCCGCGACGCTGCGCTTTCGTCGCGTCTATTCTAATGTGCGTGTTCACCGTGGTTATATTTCTGTGGGGCATACCATGTTCTGACGTCGGTAGCTGTGCCAACAATGAATTTCAAGACAAAACCACTAGCTGGGAGCTTCCGTACGAGGAAATAGAACTGTCTGGAGCTGTCCAAGTCGTAGATGGCGCCCTACCGAACACAAAAAATCTGATCTTTATATACCGAGGTAACCACATGAGATTGCAGGAAAAGAATAGTGACGAGAATGTTAATGGGGTGCTACTCATTGTTGGAAACTCAGGGAAAGTCGGCTGGTACACCAGGGAGAGCAGGATTCCCACAGAGATCAACTGTCACCTCATTGATGTTAATAAGGACAAGCAAAAAGACTGCATAGTGTCAGGATCAGAAGGATTATTAGCTGCTTTGAATCCATTGTCTGGTACATACTATTGGTACTACCATAAACATGACAAGATGTTCAACAACATTGCAACAATAGACTTTCCTATAAAGATGAAAGATATGGATCAGGACAAAGTGAATGACCTACTGACTGTAGCCACTGTAATCCCAAATCCTAACCACAACTCTCTCCTGTTAATTTCTGGAGCTACCGGTAATATTATTCGAGATCCCATTACCATTGATGACTGCCTGTCCGTTAAACTGCTGACAGAGTCTGATACAATAACTTACATCTGTAAGAATGGCACTGCAGAGGCTGTACGTTTGATTTCATATGACATATTACTTAAGAAGAAAGGTAAATTTGATCCATCGGCTAATAGAATGCCATCCACTTCAGCTGTCTCAAAGAGAATAAACCAAagtttaaaaaagaatattgGCAATACTCGAGAGATATTTACAAATGGCCCAGGAAAGTTGATTGTGGAGAATTCTGGTGAATGTCCGAACTCATGCAGAGTAAGCTTGAAGTTATTATTGGAGAGAAATGGGACAGCCAATGTTAGCTGGGAGTATTCTGCAAACCATGTTTATGCCATGAGACCTAGCTCTTTTGCCTTTGCTAATTCCATTCGAGGATTTGTACTAAAATTATGA